The Candidatus Latescibacterota bacterium region CATTTCGGAGCCTGACGAAAAGGTATCGTATATTCAATATCCCCATCATTCGCGGGGCGATCACCCTTGTAGAGACTCTCGTCGTGGCAGTGAAATCCCTGTCGTTCTCCGCTGACCAGGCTTCGACAGAGGAAGAGAAAAAAAAGGAGAACGCTGCCCTGTCCTCCCTCTACATGGTAATTACAGTGGTCGCAGCCTTTGGCCTCGGCTTCCTTTTCTTTTTCTATATCCCGCTTCTTCTTACAGAGTTGTTCGGGTTTGAGAACAGTTTCCTTTTCAATCTTGTGGACGGGATCCTGAGGCTGTTATTCATCTTCATGTATATCATTCTGATAACGAGATGGAAGGAAATGCGGAGGGTCTTCGAGTATCATGGTGCGGAGCACAAGACGATATTTGCTTTCGAGGCATCAGTCGAGCCCACTCCAGAAGACATTACTCCCGAGAGCGCCAGCGGGTTCTCCAGATTCCATCCAAGGTGCAGTACGAGCTTTCTGGTCATCGTGGTCCTCGTCAGCGTGATTGTCTTTGTTTTCCTCGGCAAACCGGATAATGTGACCGACAGGCTGGTCAGGTTTTCTTTTGTTCCGGTGATCGCCGGACTTTCCTATGAAGTCCTCCGTTTCTCGGCTCGTCCGGGTGTGAAGCAGAGGATCGGATTTCTCTTCTGGCCGGGTCTCTTCATGCAGAGGTTCACTACCTGCGAGCCTTCAGCGGACCAGATCGAGGTCGCGATAGTAGCCCTGAAGGCCTGTCTCGATGACAAAGTGCTGGAAACGGGCGGAATAATCAATTAGCATACGATCCTGTGGAAATCCGGGAGCATAAGGCGCCCGGAGGTGTTTCCATGTCCGGAGGCCTGTCTTGGATATATTGAAAAGATACGAAAAGGTACTGGAAAGGTACGAACAGCTCGGAGAGGAGCTGTCACGTCCAGAAATCATCAAGAACCAGAAGGTATACCGCGAACTGGCCAGAGAGCGAAGCAACCTCGACAAGGCAGTTATAGCGATCCGCGAGTATGTGTCGAAATCGGAACGCCTTCGTCAGGCCGGGGAAGTCCTGGAGAAGTCGGAAGACCGTGAGATGAAAGAACTGGCGGAGATGGAGATAGAGGAGATCGGCGGGGCAGTAGATGAGCTCGAAGAGGCGATCAAGCTGATGTTGATACCGAGCGACCCCGACGATTCCAGAAACACGGTAATGGAGATAAGGGCGGGGACGGGAGGAGACGAGGCGGCACTCTTCGTCGCCGATCTTGCGAGGATGTACAGGCTTTTCGCCGAGAGCAATAAATGGAAGATCGATATTCTCAGCAGCAATCCCACCGAGATGGGGGGATTTAAAGAAATTATTTTCCTTGTGACAGGACAGGAAGCGTTCGGCAAACTGAAGTTCGAGAGTGGTGTGCATCGTGTGCAGAGGGTGCCGGTGACCGAATCGGGAGGAAGGATCCATACTTCAGCGGTGTCCGTTGCGGTACTTCCCGAAGCCGAGGCTGTTGATATCAATGTAGAGCAGAAGGATCTGAAAATAGACGTCTACCGGTCGAGTGGGCCGGGAGGACAGAGTGTAAACACTACGGACTCGGCTGTCAGAGTCACTCATATTCCTACGGGCCTGGTCGTTACCTGCCAGGACGAAAAGTCACAACACAAGAACAAGGCCAAGGCGATGAAAGTGCTCATGTCCAGGTTGCTGGAAAAAGCCAGGGACGAGCAGGCCGACGAGATAGCTGCTGTCAGGAGAGATATGGTGGGTTCCGGTGACCGCAGCGCCAAGATCCGTACATATAATTTTCCCCAGGGGAGAGTGAGCGATCACAGGATCGGTCTTACACTTCACAACCTGAGTGGTGTACTTGACGGAGACATCGGAGGGATAGTCAGTGAACTGGCTCTTGCTCACAGGGAAAAGCTGCTTGCTCTTGAGATGGAAAGGGAAGTGGAGCGGGGGGAGGAGTAGATGGCCAGCACACCTACGGTCATGGAAGCCGTCAGCATGTCTGAGGGATATCTTCAGAAACACGGTGTCGAATCGCCAAGGCTGAGCGCGGAGCATCTTCTCGCGCGTGCCCTTGACTGCTCGAGGCTTGATCTGTATCTCAGGTTCGAGGAAAATCTCGAAGAAAAGACCCTCAAAGCTTACAGGAAAGATTTGAAAAAAAGGGCGAGCCACTATCCCCTTCAATACATTCTGGGAGAGACCGAGTTCTTTTCTCTGCCTTTCAGGATGAGCGAGGGAGTGTTTATCCCGCGTCCCGAGACAGAAGTGCTGATAGAGGCGGTTGAAAAGAAGATGAAGCAGATGGAAAAGGCGGATTTCATGGAGATCGGTGCCGGGAGTGGTATCATCTCAGGCACGCTTGCCAAGCGCCATCCGGGGTGGAGGGGCGTGACGTTCGATATTTCTCCAGAGGCTGCGTTTCTCGCGAGAAAGAATTTCAAGGCTCTCGGCGTCGATGACAGGCTGGAGATCCTGATCGCGGACAGCTTCGATGCTGTCTGTGGCGGGTCCAGGCTCGATATTCTTGTATCGAATCCTCCATATATACCTACCGGTGACATTGAAGGGTTGCAGGAGGAAGTAGCTCTTTTTGAATCGAGGGTCGCGCTGGACGGAGGGCCGGATGGACTATCTTTCTATCCGATGATCGCGGTCCGGGGTGGTAGTCTCCTGAAGTCGGGAGGT contains the following coding sequences:
- a CDS encoding DUF1385 domain-containing protein — its product is MSGNEEAINLHVGGQAVIEGVMMRSPKGIATAVRTPSGDIVVKAEPFRSLTKRYRIFNIPIIRGAITLVETLVVAVKSLSFSADQASTEEEKKKENAALSSLYMVITVVAAFGLGFLFFFYIPLLLTELFGFENSFLFNLVDGILRLLFIFMYIILITRWKEMRRVFEYHGAEHKTIFAFEASVEPTPEDITPESASGFSRFHPRCSTSFLVIVVLVSVIVFVFLGKPDNVTDRLVRFSFVPVIAGLSYEVLRFSARPGVKQRIGFLFWPGLFMQRFTTCEPSADQIEVAIVALKACLDDKVLETGGIIN
- the prfA gene encoding peptide chain release factor 1; the protein is MLKRYEKVLERYEQLGEELSRPEIIKNQKVYRELARERSNLDKAVIAIREYVSKSERLRQAGEVLEKSEDREMKELAEMEIEEIGGAVDELEEAIKLMLIPSDPDDSRNTVMEIRAGTGGDEAALFVADLARMYRLFAESNKWKIDILSSNPTEMGGFKEIIFLVTGQEAFGKLKFESGVHRVQRVPVTESGGRIHTSAVSVAVLPEAEAVDINVEQKDLKIDVYRSSGPGGQSVNTTDSAVRVTHIPTGLVVTCQDEKSQHKNKAKAMKVLMSRLLEKARDEQADEIAAVRRDMVGSGDRSAKIRTYNFPQGRVSDHRIGLTLHNLSGVLDGDIGGIVSELALAHREKLLALEMEREVERGEE
- the prmC gene encoding peptide chain release factor N(5)-glutamine methyltransferase, whose translation is MASTPTVMEAVSMSEGYLQKHGVESPRLSAEHLLARALDCSRLDLYLRFEENLEEKTLKAYRKDLKKRASHYPLQYILGETEFFSLPFRMSEGVFIPRPETEVLIEAVEKKMKQMEKADFMEIGAGSGIISGTLAKRHPGWRGVTFDISPEAAFLARKNFKALGVDDRLEILIADSFDAVCGGSRLDILVSNPPYIPTGDIEGLQEEVALFESRVALDGGPDGLSFYPMIAVRGGSLLKSGGLVALEIGDGQATDVGNIFQNEGYEDIEVWKDYNGKERVMTARKQ